From one Papilio machaon chromosome 16, ilPapMach1.1, whole genome shotgun sequence genomic stretch:
- the LOC106716794 gene encoding uncharacterized protein LOC106716794 has translation MSASTENINSSVDFTKSNIHLTGDRHETTWREKSKRMLKDIKYCIRETTVEPCLFTFMLCTALSSLAVQNMHLEKSCRVNFQYSDDICDRIRDRNTTGLEKELNNVQSLVAKVVAWKFPLQTAIPAVMVLFIGAWSDKTKKRKIFILFPFIGEIVANIGLLLATYYFKELSLTATALIEALPAAFTGSYIIIFMGMYSFMADRTTIEERTFRLGVVTICVSLGTPTGTALSGILLRILGYYGMFSLLLVLHTFSFLYGVFRLEDILPPDDKCAIPSDMNDKNKLKKIFKEVFMLVADTVLVAVRPRAFGMRTQIISVIVLYILMVGPLYGDSQVSYLYAIRKFNFNEVEFSIYGAVNTVLGLIGTFFCIAFLSKKLDVEDSIIGVMAGVSRIASCFVFAFAPNRQWYYSAPIFNIFSHTGLTAVRAIATKSVPTEEIAKLSSLMGVTEAIAPSIYMPTSSYIYISTIESFPGAFYLFDASLTLFALALFTVIYILVKRRNQKAVTDPTRKEAYARTNEVSRF, from the exons ATGAGTGCCAGCACTGAAAACATCAACAGCTCCGTCGATTTCACTAAATCGAATATACATCTAACCGGTGATCGACATGAGACGACATGGAGAGAAAAATCGAAACGTATGTTGAAGGACATCAAGTACTGTATTCGAGAAACAACAGTCGAGCcgtgtttgtttacatttatgttaTGCACGGCTCTGTCATCGTTGGCCGTGCAAAACATGCACTTGGAAAAGTCATGTAGAGTAAATTTTCAGTATAGCGACGATATATGTGATCGGATCAGGGATCGAAATACAACCGGTCttgaaaaagaattaaataatgttcaaTCCTTAGTAGCGAAGGTTGTGGCGTGGAAGTTCCCTCTACAAACTGCGATACCGGCTGTGATGGTGTTGTTTATTGGAGCATGGAGTGATAAGACTAAGAAAAGAAAGATATTTATACTATTTCCCTTTATCGGAGAGATCGTTGCGAATATTGGGCTTTTACTTGCTACGTATTATTTCAAGGAGTTGTCGCTGACGGCCACTGCGTTGATCGAGGCTTTACCCGCCGCATTTACCGGAAGTTACATCATTATATTCATGGGAATGTACAGTTTCATGGCTGACAGAACGACCATAGAAGAAAGGACATTTCGGTTGGGTGTCGTTACGATTTGTGTGAGCTTAGGGACTCCAACGGGAACTGCATTAAGTGGTATATTACTAAGAATTTTAGGTTATTACGGTATGTTTTCGTTGTTGTTAGTACTccatacattttcttttttgtacgGTGTATTCAGACTCGAAGATATATTACCTCCAGATGACAAATGTGCAATTCCAAGTGACATGAacgataaaaacaaacttaagaaaatattcaagGAAGTATTTATGCTTGTAGCTGACACTGTGCTAGTGGCAGTACGGCCTCGGGCGTTCGGTATGAGAACGCAAATAATTTCAGTTATAGTTCTTTATATTCTTATGGTGGGACCACTATATG GTGATTCTCAAGTCAGTTATTTATACGCAATACGCAAATTCAACTTCAATGAAGTCGAGTTCAGTATTTACGGCGCCGTCAACACTGTCCTTGGCTTGATAG gTACATTCTTCTGCATAGCATTTTTAAGCAAAAAATTGGACGTGGAGGACAGTATAATAGGAGTTATGGCTGGTGTGAGCAGGATAGCATCGTGTTTTGTGTTCGCGTTCGCTCCGAATCGACAATGGTATTACTCGGCaccaatatttaacatatttagtCACACTGGTTTGACAGCAGTAAGAGCTATAGCAACAAAAAGTGTGCCTACTGAAGAAATTG CCAAATTAAGCTCATTAATGGGTGTCACGGAGGCGATCGCACCATCTATCTACATGCCTACCTcaagttacatttatatatcaaCGATAGAGAGTTTTCCTGGAGCGTTTTACTTGTTCGACGCATCCCTTACCTTGTTTGCTCTGGCCTTGTTCAC AGTCATTTACATTTTGGTGAAACGAAGGAATCAAAAGGCAGTGACGGACCCCACGAGAAAGGAGGCGTATGCGAGGACAAATGAAGTTTCAAGATTTTAA
- the LOC123721798 gene encoding proton-coupled folate transporter-like: MEKACRSDLNYSEEICSLALNGEVSDNITAAVLSGAQKMVADMTAWKQPLQSGIPAIVILFVGAWSDKTGNRKALMLFPIVGELVSAIGLLFATYFFLEWPLWATALIEALPSAFSGGLSIALMGSFSFIADVTTVESRTFRIGVVVVIVTLGIPLGSSISGVLTEAVGYYGIFGIGTLLYVLAFLQTYFRVHDVRRVEMEGTFKEKIIQFFHPKHVWDTISLLFTTARIQLIQIVLVICAHIVIIGPMYGEGMVLFLYAIKKYNMTMVEFSLFSTYSTIMGLGGTAVAVTVFSKYLKMHDALIGVIATICKVTSSFVYSLAPTKAWFYSGPVFDFFGNSGTTAIRSLGTKVVDQDKVGKMCSLIGFVEAIVPVIYSPLYSKVYSATLDTFSGTFYLLGGFMTVPAFFIFIALYSIQRRQARDQVTDPNAKEMHAHDNAATVL, encoded by the exons ATGGAGAAAGCATGTCGGTCAGATTTGAACTATTCAGAAGAAATATGCTCTTTGGCATTAAACGGTGAAGTTTCTGATAATATTACTGCAGCAGTCCTAAGTGGTGCACAAAAAATGGTAGCAGATATGACGGCGTGGAAGCAACCCTTGCAGAGTGGAATTCCCgcaatagttattttatttgttggaGCTTGGAGCGATAAAACTGGAAACAGGAAAGCTCTCATGCTTTTTCCAATCGTAGGGGAACTGGTGTCTGCTATAGGATTACTATTTGCTACGTACTTCTTTTTAGAATGGCCATTGTGGGCAACTGCATTAATAGAAGCTCTTCCGTCTGCTTTCTCTGGGGGACTATCGATAGCTTTAATGGGATCTTTTAGTTTCATTGCAGATGTGACAACTGTTGAATCTCGGACGTTTAGAATTGGTGTTGTAGTTGTTATAGTGACTCTGGGTATACCGTTGGGGTCTTCTATATCTGGAGTATTAACAGAAGCAGTGGGTTACTATGGTATATTTGGCATCGGAACATTATTGTATGTGTTAGCGTTTCTTCAGACCTATTTTAGAGTGCATGATGTTAGGCGAGTGGAGATGGAGGGaactttcaaagaaaaaataatccaGTTCTTCCATCCTAAACACGTTTGGGATACAATTTCACTACTTTTCACCACCGCAAGAATCCAGTTGATCCAAATTGTGCTTGTAATTTGTGCTCATATTGTAATCATCGGACCAATGTAtg gagAAGGGATGGTATTATTTCTCTACGCTATAAAGAAGTATAACATGACCATGGTCGAATTTAGCTTGTTTTCGACGTATTCTACCATTATGGGTTTAGGAG GAACTGCAGTAGCGGTAACCGTTTTCAGTAAATATCTGAAAATGCACGATGCTTTAATCGGCGTCATAGCGACGATATGCAAAGTTACGTCAAGTTTCGTATATTCTCTGGCACCAACAAAAGCTTGGTTCTACAGTGGTCCAGTATTCGATTTTTTTGGGAACTCAGGAACAACAGCTATAAGATCTTTGGGAACTAAAGTTGTTGATCAAGATAAAGTCG gtAAGATGTGTTCTTTGATCGGCTTCGTCGAGGCAATAGTTCCCGTGATTTACTCTCCTCTGTACAGCAAAGTGTACAGTGCCACACTTGATACTTTCTCCGGAACATTTTACTTGCTCGGTGGCTTTATGACTGTGCCAGCATTCTTTATATTCAT agCCCTTTATAGTATACAAAGGCGTCAGGCGCGGGATCAGGTGACGGATCCAAACGCAAAGGAAATGCATGCCCACGACAATGCCGCTACAGTACTTTAG
- the LOC106716795 gene encoding proton-coupled folate transporter → MQNKTISELELTENVNKDQHAYTNKKEDVDRKEEGQEQVSWLDRVKIILKFFTVEPFLLCYIMPNVISSLAVQKLNMEKACRSDLNYSEEICSLALSGEVSDNITAAALSGAQKMVADMTAWKQPLQSGIPAIVILFVGAWSDKTGNRKALMLCPIIGELVSAIGLLFATYFFLEWPLWATALIEALPSAFSGGLSIALMGSYSYIADVTTVESRTFRIGVVAVIVTLGIPLGSSISGVLTEAVGYYGIFGIGTLLYALAFLQTYFRVHDVRRVEMEGTFKEKIIQFFHPKHVWDTISLLFTTARIQLIQIVLVICAHIVIIGPVYGESGVMFLYTLKKYNMTVVEFSLFMTYSILMGLGGTAVAVTVFSKYLKMHDALIGVIATICKVTSSFVYSLAPTKAWFYSGPVFDFFGNSGTTAIRSLGTKVVDQDKVGKMCSLIGFVEAIVPVIYSPLYSKVYSATLDTFSGTFYLLGGFMTVPAFFIFIALYSIQRRQARDQVTDPNAKEMHAHDNAATVL, encoded by the exons atgcaaaacaaaactataagtGAATTGGAATTAAcagaaaatgttaacaaagaTCAACACGCATATACAAACAAGAAGGAAGATGTCGACAGAAAAGAAGAAGGCCAAGAACAAGTATCATGGTTGGATAgagtgaaaattattttaaagttttttacgGTGGAACCGTTCTTACTATGTTATATTATGCCAAACGTGATATCATCGCTAGCGGTCCAAAAACTTAACATGGAGAAAGCATGTAGGTCAGATTTGAACTATTCAGAAGAAATATGCTCTTTGGCATTAAGCGGTGAAGTTTCTGATAATATTACTGCAGCAGCCCTAAGTGGTGCACAAAAAATGGTAGCAGATATGACGGCGTGGAAGCAACCCTTGCAGAGTGGAATTCCCgcaatagttattttatttgttggaGCATGGAGCGATAAAACTGGAAACAGGAAAGCTCTTATGCTTTGTCCAATCATAGGGGAACTGGTGTCTGCTATAGGGTTACTTTTTGCTAcgtacttttttttagaatggCCATTGTGGGCAACTGCACTAATAGAAGCTCTTCCGTCTGCTTTCTCTGGAGGACTGTCGATAGCTTTAATGGGATCTTATAGTTATATAGCAGATGTGACAACTGTTGAATCTCGGACGTTTAGAATTGGTGTTGTAGCTGTTATAGTGACTCTGGGTATACCGTTGGGGTCTTCTATATCTGGAGTATTAACAGAAGCAGTGGGTTACTATGGTATATTTGGCATCGGAACATTATTGTATGCGTTAGCGTTTCTTCAGACCTATTTTAGAGTGCATGATGTTAGGCGAGTGGAGATGGAAGGaacattcaaagaaaaaataatccaGTTCTTCCATCCTAAACACGTTTGGGATACAATTTCACTACTTTTCACCACCGCCAGAATCCAGTTGATCCAAATTGTGCTTGTAATTTGTGCTCATATTGTAATCATTGGACCAGTTTACG gaGAATCAGGAGTAATGTTTCTCTACACTTTAAAGAAGTATAACATGACTGTGGTCGAATTTAGTTTGTTTATGACGTATTCTATCCTTATGGGTTTAGGAG GTACTGCAGTAGCGGTAACCGTTTTCAGTAAATATCTGAAAATGCATGATGCTTTAATAGGCGTCATAGCGACGATATGCAAAGTTACGTCAAGTTTCGTATATTCTCTGGCACCAACAAAAGCTTGGTTCTACAGTGGTCCAGTATTCGATTTTTTTGGAAACTCAGGAACAACAGCTATAAGATCTTTGGGAACTAAAGTTGTTGATCAAGATAAAGTCG gtaAGATGTGTTCTTTGATCGGCTTCGTCGAGGCAATAGTTCCCGTGATTTACTCTCCTCTGTACAGCAAAGTGTACAGTGCCACACTTGATACTTTCTCCGGAACATTTTACCTGCTCGGTGGCTTTATGACTGTGCCAGCATTCTTTATATTCAT agcCCTCTATAGTATACAAAGGCGTCAGGCGCGGGATCAGGTGACGGATCCAAACGCAAAGGAAATGCATGCCCACGACAATGCCGCTACAGTACTTTAG